A single region of the Elgaria multicarinata webbii isolate HBS135686 ecotype San Diego chromosome 14, rElgMul1.1.pri, whole genome shotgun sequence genome encodes:
- the SALL1 gene encoding sal-like protein 1 isoform X3 — MGDTQKGQTNRTTKAKDAHVCGRCCAEFFELTDLLQHKKNCTKNQLVLIVNENPISPSEAFPPSSPTDNPDEQRNDTVNNMDQVDRSDLSEHNDKLETEESMDVEASGVSKSTGSSSQNVNNSIASSNCSTMGTSAITTSLPQLGDLTMLGNFSMINSNVIIENLQSTKVAVAQFSQEARCNGASTSKLAVPALMEQLLALQQQQIHQLQLIEQIRHQILLLASQNADLPASPSPSQSTLRTSANPLSTLSSHLSQQLAAAAGLAQSLASQSASISGVKQLSPLQLPQSNPGNTMIPSSSGSSPNINLSAAAIATPSSDKMATNAGGPQLVNPPVTTSSSPVFAISSLLSPVSNPLLPQPTPSNSVFPNPLSNLGTPAEDLNSLAALAQQRKNKPPSLATFEAKSSSDEAFFKHKCRFCAKVFGSDSALQIHLRSHTGERPFKCNICGNRFSTKGNLKVHFQRHKEKYPHIQMNPYPVPEHLDNIPTSTGIPYGMSIPPEKPVTSWLDSKPVLSTLTTSVGLPLPPTLPSLTPFIKTEEPQPIPICHPSSSSPCSVKSDSGSIDPSGKNSNGHVAEGEGCVLLSSNDKPEESTQMPSASASLDNSITSPAADLGPNSVVAFTNPLMPLMSEQFKAKFPFGGLLDVTPASETSKLQQLVENIDKKATDPNECIICHRVLSCQSALKMHYRTHTGERPFKCKICGRAFTTKGNLKTHYSVHRAMPPLRVQHSCPICQKKFTNAVVLQQHIRMHMGGQIPNTPVTENYPESMESDTGSFDEKNFDDLDNFSDENLEDCPDSSVPDTPKSVDASQDSLSSSPLPPEMSSIAALENQMKMINAGLAEQLQASLKSMENGSVEGDIMTNDSSSVGGDMESQSAGSPAISESTSSMQALSPSNSTTDYHKLPGVEEKPPRILSSEFANGWPLALANGGALDLTSGNPEKMIKEESLSMLFPFRDRGKLKNTACDICGKTFACQSALDIHYRSHTKERPFICTVCNRGFSTKGNLKQHMLTHQMRDLPSQLFEPNSNLGPSQNSSSVVPANSLSSLIKTEVNGFVHGSPQDSKETSSSLLPSGPLPPLATSPVLLPALPRRTPKQHYCNTCGKTFSSSSALQIHERTHTGEKPFACTICGRAFTTKGNLKSLFQVHMGTHMWNSTPARRGRRLSVDGPMTFLGSNPVKFPDMFPKDLAVRSGNGDPSSFWNQYAAALSNGLAMKTNEISVIQNGGIPPIPGSMGNGGSSPISGLTGSMEKLQNSEPNAPLAGLEKLASSENGTTFRFTRFMEDGKEIVTN; from the exons GAGACACGCAGAAGGGTCAAACAAATCGAACCACCAAGGCAAAGGATGCCCACGTCTGTGGCAGATGCTGTGCCGAGTTCTTTGAACTCACGGATCTCCTGCAACACAAGAAGAACTGTACTAAAAATCAATTAGTTTTAATTGTGAATGAAAATCCCATTTCTCCTTCTGAAGCCTTCCCTCCTAGCTCCCCTACTGATAATCCTGACGAACAGAGGAATGACACAGTTAATAACATGGATCAAGTAGACCGCAGCGACCTTTCCGAGCATAACGACAAACTTGAGACGGAAGAATCCATGGACGTGGAGGCTTCTGGGGTTAGTAAGAGCACTGGCAGTAGTTCCCAGAATGTCAACAATAGTATTGCAAGCAGTAACTGCTCCACGATGGGTACCTCAGCTATAACAACCTCTCTACCTCAACTAGGGGATCTGACCATGCTAGGCAACTTCTCGATGATCAATAGCAACGTCATCATTGAAAACCTTCAGAGCACAAAAGTGGCGGTGGCACAGTTTTCCCAGGAAGCGCGGTGCAACGGTGCCTCCACAAGCAAGCTGGCCGTCCCTGCCCTGATGGAGCAGCTGTTGGCTTTGCAGCAGCAACAGATCCACCAGTTGCAATTGATTGAACAGATTCGTCACCAAATATTACTGCTGGCTTCCCAGAACGCGGACCTGCCAGCCTCTCCTAGCCCATCTCAGAGTACATTACGAACATCTGCCAACCCCTTGTCCACGTTAAGTTCCCATTTATCCCAGCAACTGGCTGCGGCGGCAGGCTTGGCACAGAGCCTGGCTAGCCAGTCTGCCAGCATCAGTGGTGTGAAGCAACTATCCCCTCTACAGCTACCTCAGAGCAATCCTGGCAACACGATGATTCCATCCAGTAGCGGCTCATCTCCAAATATTAACCTGTCTGCAGCAGCAATTGCGACCCCGTCCTCCGACAAAATGGCTACGAACGCTGGTGGCCCACAGCTCGTCAACCCGCCGGTGACCACGTCATCCTCACCAGTTTTTGCAATAAGCAGTTTATTAAGCCCCGTATCAAACCCTCTTCTACCTCAACCCACCCCTAGCAACTCTGTGTTCCCCAATCCTTTGTCAAATCTTGGGACGCCTGCAGAGGACTTGAACTCGTTGGCTGCTCTGGcccagcagagaaaaaacaagcCCCCCAGCCTAGCCACCTTCGAAGCAAAAAGTTCTTCCGACGAAGCATTCTTTAAGCATAAATGCAGGTTCTGTGCAAAAGTGTTTGGGAGCGACAGTGCCTTGCAGATCCATTTACGTTCTCACACTGGGGAGAGGCCATTTAAATGCAACATCTGTGGAAACCGGTTTTCCACCAAGGGGAATTTAAAGGTCCACTTTCAGCGTCATAAAGAAAAATATCCTCACATTCAAATGAATCCGTACCCAGTGCCAGAGCATTTGGACAACATCCCCACAAGTACAGGTATCCCATACGGAATGTCAATACCACCTGAGAAACCTGTAACGAGTTGGCTGGACAGCAAGCCAGTGTTATCAACTCTGACAACGTCAGTTGGCCTACCACTTCCACCCACCCTTCCAAGCTTGACTCCTTTTATCAAAACGGAGGAGCCTCAACCTATTCCCATCTGTCATCCTTCTTCTAGTTCCCCATGTTCTGTCAAAAGTGACTCTGGGTCCATTGATCCTTCTGGGAAAAACTCAAATGGCCATGTAGCTgaaggggaggggtgtgtgctgCTGTCCTCCAATGACAAACCAGAAGAAAGCACTCAGATGCCCAGTGCCTCTGCTAGTCTGGACAATTCCATAACCTCGCCAGCAGCAGATTTGGGTCCCAACAGTGTGGTCGCTTTTACCAATCCACTCATGCCTCTCATGTCAGAGCAATTTAAGGCCAAGTTTCCATTTGGAGGGCTGCTGGATGTCACACCAGCCTCCGAGACTTCCAAACTGCAGCAACTGGTGGAAAACATTGATAAAAAGGCAACCGATCCCAATGAATGTATCATCTGCCACCGAGTTTTGAGTTGCCAGAGTGCTTTGAAAATGCACTACCGCACACATACCGGTGAAAGGCCTTTTAAGTGCAAAATCTGTGGCCGTGCCTTCACGACAAAAGGCAATCTCAAGACCCATTATAGCGTTCACCGTGCCATGCCCCCACTGAGAGTGCAACATTCCTGCCCAATTTGCCAGAAAAAGTTCACCAATGCTGTCGTTCTGCAGCAGCACATTAGAATGCACATGGGAGGCCAGATACCCAACACACCAGTGACAGAAAACTATCCCGAGTCAATGGAGTCTGATACGGGGTCTTTTGATGAGAAGAACTTTGATGATCTGGATAACTTCTCCGATGAGAACTTGGAAGACTGTCCTGACAGTAGTGTGCCGGATACACCTAAATCTGTCGATGCATCTCAAGATAGTTTATCTTCTTCCCCATTGCCACCAGAAATGTCAAGTATTGCTGCTTTAGAAAATCAGATGAAGATGATCAATGCCGGGCTTGCCGAACAGCTTCAAGCAAGTTTGAAGTCCATGGAGAACGGATCGGTGGAAGGGGACATAATGACAAATGATTCATCCTCTGTTGGTGGCGATATGGAAAGCCAAAGTGCTGGAAGTCCTGCTATCTCGGAGTCTACCTCTTCCATGCAGGCCTTGTCCCCATCCAACAGCACGACCGATTACCACAAACTGCCAGGTGTTGAAGAGAAACCACCAAGAATTTTATCGAGCGAGTTTGCCAATGGTTGGCCACTGGCTCTTGCAAATGGCGGCGCTTTGGACTTGACGTCAGGCAACCCGGAGAAAATGATTAAAGAGGAGTCCTTGAGCATGCTGTTTCCTTTCCGAGACAGAGGCAAACTTAAGAACACGGCGTGTGACATTTGTGGGAAAACGTTTGCTTGTCAGAGTGCCTTGGACATTCATTACAGGAGTCATACCAAAGAGAGACCATTTATTTGCACAGTTTGCAATCGTGGCTTTTCCACAAAGGGTAATTTGAAGCAGCATATGTTGACACATCAAATGCGAGATCTACCATCACAGCTCTTTGAACCCAACTCGAACCTCGGCCCCAGTCAGAACTCTTCGTCAGTGGTACCCGCTAATTCGCTCTCGTCTCTTATAAAGACCGAGGTCAACGGTTTTGTTCATGGCTCTCCTCAGGACAGCAAAGAGACGTCGTCCAGCCTGCTTCCTTCAGGGCCCTTGCCGCCTTTAGCAACGTCGCCCGTCTTGCTTCCAGCTCTGCCCAGAAGAACGCCGAAGCAGCACTATTGCAACACATGTGGGAAAACGTTTTCGTCCTCCAGCGCTTTGCAGATCCATGAAAGAacccatacaggggagaagccttttGCCTGCACTATCTGCGGAAGAGCTTTCACAACAAAAGGGAACCTCAAG AGTCTCTTTCAGGTTCACATGGGGACTCATATGTGGAACAGCACCCCTGCCAGAAGAGGCAGACGGCTTTCTGTGGATGGCCCCATGACTTTTCTCGGAAGCAACCCTGTAAAATTTCCAGACATGTTTCCAAAAGATTTGGCCGTGAGGTCCGGAAACGGAGACCCATCTAGCTTCTGGAATCAGTACGCAGCTGCACTCTCCAACGGCTTGGCCATGAAGACGAATGAGATCTCCgtcattcaaaatggtggcatcCCTCCAATTCCTGGGAGCATGGGCAATGGCGGCAGTTCCCCTATTAGCGGCTTGACAGGCAGCATGGAGAAGCTCCAGAATTCAGAACCTAACGCGCCTCTAGCTGGTCTGGAGAAACTGGCAAGCAGCGAGAACGGGACTACCTTCCGCTTCACGCGCTTCATGGAAGACGGCAAAGAGATTGTAACAAATTAG